One segment of Acidianus sp. HS-5 DNA contains the following:
- the mvk gene encoding mevalonate kinase, protein MIEVEVPLKLTLFGEHAVVYGEPAIAMAISEKMKIKIMPYHKMILKSNSLSIKGIKVDLEEMKLESEETSKVLSYALSTINFFEKEYGAKRKNALIEIESPVDPSVGLGTSAAVIVGIVGGYSRYLGLEFTREEISKISHKIELTVQGLGSRMDTYTTSLGGLIYFPKGGGYERINGKIRIISGYIRRIATTTEILRRVKSLKEKNPDLFSDIISSIGKVVNKAKTAIEKGDEEELGELMYVNHGLLMSLGVTLPPIDNLVSTAKVLGLKGCKISGGGGGGSSICLEDEKAKVLLSTIGAKIINSSISQEGVMIKEIS, encoded by the coding sequence TTGATTGAGGTTGAAGTTCCTCTAAAGCTAACTCTCTTCGGAGAGCATGCAGTAGTTTATGGAGAGCCCGCAATTGCAATGGCAATAAGTGAGAAGATGAAGATAAAAATTATGCCATATCATAAAATGATATTAAAATCAAACTCACTGTCAATTAAGGGAATAAAAGTAGATTTAGAAGAAATGAAATTAGAAAGTGAGGAAACATCAAAAGTCCTATCCTATGCACTGTCGACTATAAATTTCTTTGAAAAAGAATATGGGGCTAAAAGAAAAAACGCATTAATAGAAATTGAATCACCCGTAGATCCTTCAGTAGGTTTAGGAACAAGTGCTGCAGTAATAGTTGGAATAGTGGGAGGATACTCAAGATACTTAGGTTTAGAGTTTACCAGAGAAGAAATATCTAAGATCTCCCACAAAATAGAGCTTACAGTGCAAGGTTTAGGAAGTAGGATGGATACTTATACTACATCCTTAGGAGGATTAATATACTTCCCTAAAGGAGGAGGATATGAGAGAATAAACGGGAAAATTAGGATAATCTCAGGATATATTAGGAGGATAGCTACAACTACCGAGATTTTAAGAAGAGTAAAAAGCTTGAAGGAAAAAAATCCCGATTTATTCAGCGATATAATCTCATCAATAGGTAAAGTAGTTAATAAAGCAAAAACCGCTATAGAAAAAGGAGATGAGGAAGAGTTAGGAGAATTGATGTATGTAAATCATGGGCTATTAATGTCATTAGGAGTTACCTTACCACCAATAGATAATTTAGTTTCAACAGCAAAGGTTTTGGGCTTAAAAGGATGTAAAATAAGCGGCGGAGGTGGAGGAGGTTCATCAATCTGTTTAGAAGATGAGAAGGCAAAGGTTTTGCTATCAACTATTGGCGCAAAAATAATTAACTCTAGTATTAGCCAGGAAGGTGTAATGATAAAGGAAATAAGCTAG
- a CDS encoding threonyl-tRNA synthetase editing domain-containing protein: MIQLFIHASNFSYEVKEKAVESAEEDYLPSLKKDNVLVVFTTVEKGDDKEIKRKAVENIKDIFSKVKASCVVIYPYAHLSNNLSSPDVAISSLKEIEKELKESGIETYRAPFGWYKAFSINCYGHPLSELSRRITNSEEFSKSEELEVCNKFGFPSSPKASFMKIATIEYLKRELSPSSIIISNEEIREKREGTMIIKYIKPSGRVLPCINEDPKIEVTFLGEKQLGFPKEYKDSKNSLKIWETKEGKTTIWVGNLIYYILLQAKSMNTPYLPLWFSPVHVRLLPVKKEFLEKAEEFANQLLSKGIRVEIDNKDDGLGNKIRRSGMDWIPYVAIVGEREIKTTTLTVRIRKTDEQISLTIDELYSMIKDEDPLMLKQNIPVKMFD, encoded by the coding sequence ATGATTCAACTATTCATTCATGCATCAAATTTTTCTTACGAAGTTAAAGAAAAAGCTGTTGAAAGCGCAGAAGAGGACTACTTACCTTCACTAAAAAAAGATAATGTGTTGGTAGTTTTTACTACAGTAGAAAAAGGTGATGATAAGGAAATTAAAAGAAAAGCAGTAGAAAACATTAAGGACATTTTTTCAAAAGTTAAAGCATCATGTGTAGTTATTTACCCTTATGCTCACTTATCAAACAACTTATCATCTCCAGATGTTGCAATTTCTTCCCTTAAAGAAATTGAAAAGGAATTAAAAGAAAGCGGAATAGAAACTTACAGAGCACCTTTCGGATGGTATAAAGCTTTCAGCATAAACTGTTATGGACATCCTTTGAGCGAACTGTCTAGAAGAATAACAAATAGTGAAGAATTCTCCAAAAGTGAGGAATTGGAAGTATGTAACAAATTCGGATTCCCCTCTTCGCCTAAAGCATCTTTCATGAAGATTGCAACTATAGAATATTTAAAGAGAGAATTATCTCCCTCAAGTATTATAATATCTAATGAAGAAATAAGAGAAAAAAGAGAAGGAACAATGATAATCAAATACATAAAACCTTCCGGCAGAGTTCTACCTTGTATTAATGAAGATCCAAAAATAGAAGTTACTTTCCTAGGTGAAAAACAGCTAGGTTTTCCAAAAGAGTATAAAGATTCCAAGAATTCATTAAAAATTTGGGAAACAAAAGAAGGAAAGACGACCATCTGGGTAGGCAATTTAATTTACTATATCCTCCTTCAAGCAAAATCTATGAACACTCCTTATTTGCCTTTATGGTTTTCTCCAGTTCACGTTAGATTACTGCCAGTAAAGAAGGAATTCCTTGAAAAAGCAGAGGAATTCGCGAACCAGCTCTTGTCCAAAGGTATTAGAGTTGAGATAGACAATAAGGATGACGGACTTGGAAATAAGATAAGGAGGTCAGGAATGGACTGGATACCTTACGTAGCTATTGTAGGAGAAAGAGAAATTAAAACAACAACACTTACTGTAAGAATAAGGAAAACCGATGAACAGATAAGTCTTACAATAGATGAGTTGTACTCAATGATAAAAGACGAAGACCCCCTTATGTTGAAGCAAAATATTCCGGTGAAAATGTTTGATTGA